The Chlorocebus sabaeus isolate Y175 chromosome 6, mChlSab1.0.hap1, whole genome shotgun sequence genome has a segment encoding these proteins:
- the POLR2E gene encoding DNA-directed RNA polymerases I, II, and III subunit RPABC1, which translates to MDDEEETYRLWKIRKTIMQLCHDRGYLVTQDELDQTLEEFKAQFGDKPSEGRPRRTDLTVLVAHNDDPTDQMFVFFPEEPKVGIKTIKVYCQRMQEENITRALIVVQQGMTPSAKQSLVDMAPKYILEQFLQQELLINITEHELVPEHVVMTKEEVTELLARYKLRENQLPRIQAGDPVARYFGIKRGQVVKIIRPSETAGRYITYRLVQ; encoded by the exons ATGGACGACGAGGAGGAGACGTACCGGCTCTGGAAAATCCGCAAGACCATCATGCAG CTGTGCCACGACCGTGGCTACCTAGTGACCCAGGACGAGCTTGACCAGACACTGGAGGAGTTCAAAGCCCAATTTGGAGACAAGCCGAGTGAGGGGCGGCCGCGGCGCACTGACCTCACCGTGCTGGTGGCCCACAACGATGACCCCACCGACCAGATGTTTGTGTTCTTTCCAG aggagcccaaggtgggcatCAAGACCATCAAGGTGTACTGCCAGCGCATGCAGGAGGAGAACATCACGCGTGCCCTCATCGTGGTGCAGCAGGGCATGACGCCCTCCGCCAAGCAG TCCCTGGTCGACATGGCCCCCAAGTACATCCTGGAGCAGTTTCTGCAGCAGGAGCTGCTCATCAACATCACGGAGCACGAG CTGGTCCCTGAGCACGTCGTCATGACCAAGGAGGAGGTGACAGAGCTACTGGCCCGATA TAAGCTCCGAGAGAACCAGCTGCCCAGGATCCAGGCGGGCGACCCTGTGGCGCGCTACTTTGGGATAAAGCGTGGGCAG GTGGTGAAGATCATCCGGCCCAGCGAGACGGCGGGCAGGTACATCACCTACCGGCTGGTGCAGTAG